A segment of the Corylus avellana chromosome ca2, CavTom2PMs-1.0 genome:
agaatatatttcctacattgaatgaaatatattaaattgatattgtatATTATTTACCTTATAGAAGAGTAATTGTAATTAggtttgatggtaatcaaattaatcagatttgattatcATACTTATCTAGTTAtttcaattctcctataaataggagtatTTGCATTGTAATATCAATCAAGcaataagaatataatataGGTATTTCAACTTTATTTGTAGAAGTAGGTTATAGACCGAACACGTTCTATTTTAtttccattatttatttatttagttattaatttcttcattgAACACGGTACAATACCTCACCGGTGTGAACTATTTTTCTAATTACTAATCTTGAGCTCAAAGCCTCAAATGATGTATTAATGCAACAAATTAACCTTTTGTAGGAGTCGGTGGAATTTGTAGCGATAAAAGTTGTTTAAAAAAGCAAGtgaaaattttgtatttctagAGAACATTGAGGGAGAAAATTTCAGATTTGCAAGAAGAAAATTAGCtctttaatgagaaaaaaaaaaaaaaacgagattAATTGAGACCCATTAATAGTAAtgtgttgtaaaattaaagaaaataacaagacaagataaaatattgcaatatgtgaaactagttcttcaggaactatgtattattcttctttcttattgtgtgatttacatacaactcaatactcctTTTTATAGGCAtagaatcataatgggaggttaaggaatatgaaataAGAGGGCACATTAATGTATTATAtagatgttataggaattctaaaagatgatatgaatgtgtagaattccaagagatggaactaaatggtcatccaccaaatacataaatgcattcataacactctCCCTTAGATGAccatacactaagaatatgcttcgttaaaaccttgccaaggaaaacccagtgggaaaaaatctgtggcgaaggaaaaagagtacaatattcttgtgtgccttcgtatgctttaggattgcctcattaaaaccttgcaaaggaaaacccagtgggaaaaaccttagcgaaggaaaaagagttcaatcagcataatcattttactctCCCTCATTAGCATAaagagcttcaattgtttatgatgaaagatccttcagtcggcgcattccaatgttattcaccaacttcttaaatgttgcagttgataatgctttggtaaataaatctgtcaaattgtcacttgatcgtatctgtttgacatcaatatcaccactcttctagagctcatgtgtataaaagaactttggtgaaatATGTTTGGTTCTATCACCTTTAATATCCTCATCTGATCTGTGTGATACaagcagcattatcttcatataatattgtcgggCTATCATTGATTGGGGATAAACCGCATTTTTCtcgaatgtgttgaattactgatcttagccatatgcattcccTACTTGCTTCATAAATTGCAATAATCTctgagtgatttgaagaagtagcaacaagtgtttgcttgaAAGATCTTCATGAAATAGCAGTACTTCCAcatgtaaatagatatcctgtttgagatctacctttatgaggatcagaaagaaaacctgcatctgcatatccaactaattgtgaatttgaaccttttgaataaaataatcccatgtCAGCTGTTCCACAAAGATaacgtagaacatgtttgaccccattccaaTGCCTTTGAGTTGGTGCAGAGCTGTATCTTGctaataaattaattgaaaatgctatatcaggtcgtgtgtaatttgcaagatacattagagcaccaattgcactaagatatggtacttcaggaccaagaatttcttcgtcatcttctcgAGGGCGAAAAGGGTctttttcacatcaagtgaccgaacaaccattggagtgctcaaaggatgagctttctcTATATAAAAGTGCTTCAGgactttttctgtgtatgttgactgatgaacaagaattccatttggaaaatgttcaatttgtaaaccaaggcaaaattttgtctttccaagatctttcatctcaaactcattttttttaaatacgtggcagtttttatgagctcttctggagtcccaacaaaatttaaatcatctacataaactgcaatgatagcaaatccggattctgatttcttaatgaaaacgcaTGGACAAATTGAATTATTcccaaatccttctttcaatagatattcactaagacgattgtaccacatgcgtccggattgctttaacccgtataaagatctttgtagcttgatagaGTAAATACTTCAGGATttcgaattatatgcttcaggcattttgtatccttcagggattttcatatatatgtcattatcaagtgatccatataaatatgctgtaaccacatccattaaacgcatatccaaactttctgtaactaccaagctaatcaaaaatctaaatgtaattgcatccactacaGGGGAATAcgtttcttcataatcaataccaggtttttgcaggaaaccttgtgcaacaagtTTGACTTTAtttctcacaatttcatttttctcattacgttttcgtacaaatacccacttgtattcaacaggcgatacaccttcaggtgtttggactacaggtccaaatacttcacgttttgctagtgagttcaattctgcttgaattgcttccttccacattggccaatcatttctacgtcgacattcttcgacggtttgtggttcaatatcatcattacttctggtaatgtcaaatgcaactttaaatgaaaatatgttgtcgacaacaattttgtttctatccaatatttctcctgtacttacataatttattgagatctcattattttcaggtacCTGTTCCTCTTTAGGAggtaactcttcaggagattcctCTTCAAGAGGTTCCTCTTCAGGGGATTCATTTTCAAgagaattttgtacagaaagtttggatgaatcaattttcgttgcctgttttgtgggtaaggcctcTTCAAGAGCGccgatttcatttccttgtgcttttctcttccggggaatcttatcctttgcaccaataggtcttccacgcttcaggcgtgccttagactcatttgctgctttattaattgattgtcctacagggacttctatcttcgctggagtattagcagctggaatgtgagacttaattattttcttgttgtcagtaaatgcatctggcaattgatttgcaatacttagcaaatgaatgatcttctgaacttttagttcacattgatttgtacgaggatcaaaatgagataacgtcgaattattccaagtgatttcttgtcgtgcttctggcaacgacttttctctccctagtgatgggaatatgttttcatcaaaatgatAATCTTCAAAACGTGCTTTAAAAATATCACCAGTTAAAGACTCAAGGtatctaatgatagaaggagaatcaaaaccaacataaatttCAAGTCTACGTTGAGGCCCCATCTTAGTGCATTGAGGTGGCgcaattggaacatatacagcacaaccaaaaatacgaaaatgaaaaatatttggtggttgaccaaatgcaagttgcaaaggggaatatttttggtaagctGTTGGTATGATCCGAACTAATGATGCAGCACgtaatattgcatgtccccaagcagaaactggtaattttgttttcataagcaaaggtcgagcaattaactgaagtcgcttaataaacgattcagctaaaccattttgagtatgagtatgagcaacatgatgttcaacattaattccaattgacatgcaataatcataaaatgcttgagatgtaaattcaccCGCATTATCCATTCGAATAGATTGAATTAGATAATCAGGaaattgtgctcgtaatctaattatttgagcaagaagtctagcaaatgcaacattacgagtagaaagcaagcaaacatGTGACCACCTCGATGATGCatctattaaaaccataaaatatctaaatggcccACATTGAGGGTGAATCGGCCCACATATATCCCCTTGAATTCTTTGTAAAAATAATGGAGATTCAAAAATTACCTTAGAAAGAAatggtttgataacaagtttaacttgagaacatgcagcacaaagataatcacttggtaaaagaatcttctggttctttaagggatgcccatgagagttctcaattattcgacacatcataattgttcccgaatgtccaagacgatcatgccaaagcataaacatctttggattaaagcacttctggtgcatcacaacatgtgattcaattgttcttattgttgtataatacaacccggaagagaaagcaggcagtttttccaatatgagcttctggcctaaaattattgaagtaatataaagatattcgtcactgccttcattagtggtttcaacatgatatccatttagacgaatatccttaaaactaattaaatttcttctagatttagaagaatacaaagcatcgtcaatacaaaattttgttccttttggcaaTATAATATTCGCTCTTCCAAAGCCTTCGATAAGGTTTGATgaacctgatattgtattgacactagctttgtttaatattaagtattgaaaatatttcttatctctaagaattgtGTGTGTTGTACAGCTGTCTGctagacacaaatcttcaccaatcctcttggaattaatcattccatcaatatgacccatacctccatatataaacaaaatatacattaaattttattaataaaaaagaaaataacaaaatacaattaaatttgacaatgtaaacatattgtgattaagacacaatgaaaacattttaattgttgtaggcatattcatcaccaatcaaaatgttagtttttgtgttagagtctacaaagaaatcaTAAACATCAAGATAAATGTTACCCTTTTCATTTAGAGtattaagaaaaattgaagaatcttcaggattactgtgattagcaaaattcatttcaatctccttttcttttatggaggcttgATATAGGTCTACCAGATGTTTAGGCGTACGACAGGTACGTGACCAATATCTTTTCATATCACACATGTAACATTTATTTTCATAGTActttgtaggtttattctgtaaacctttgttttcattttgttttgcctcAGTGTGGTTCCACTTCTGGTGGAATGAagcatttcttttgtaaaatttatgAGTATGTTCCTCTTGacctctatatttttttttttttaccacgtCTACGTCCACGACATTGTTTCCtttattaccatgaaatgaGGTTCCATTTGCTTCAGGAAATAGTGTAGAACCCGTCGGACGagattgataatttttctttaataactCGTTGTTTTCTTCAGCCACTAGAAGACAAGATATCAGTTCAgaatatcttgtgaaattacACTCTCGATATTGCTACTGCAAGAGCACATTCGAGGCATGAAAtgtggtatatgttttttttataacatatcCATATTAGTGACTTTTTCTtcacacaattttaattgtgagctgATTTTAAAGAGTTCATAGTTAGTCACTCTTGAAATCTTGCAACTTCAGGTACATCAAATCATAACGAgcttttgggaggataactATCTTCTGGTGCTCATATCACTCCCTTAAATTATTTCACAAGGTCAATGGATCATTTACCGTAAGGTACTCAATttttatatgcttcaggcatataaaattataagataTCATATTCATAGCTTTAGTATGATAACATTCTAGTTCATATAAATCTCACATGATCATAATATGCAAATGTTATAATGTGAttcttaaaacactaaaaatttctaaataattgttagaatattaattaacaaaatacataataagattactaaatgttaaagaaacttacaataaaTTGAGAATACCTTACGGGtagcttttgatgttgaagatcaaaagaacacaacaattaGCTAGAGCTTCGTGCTGATAacgtgttgtaaaattaaagaaaataacaagacaagataaaatattgcaatatgtgaaactagttcttcaggaactatgtattattcttctttcatattgtgtgatttacatacaactcaatactcgCTTTTATAGGCAtagaatcataatgggaggtcaAGGAATATGAAAAGGAGAATATGAAACAAGAATGTACATTAATGTATTATATGGATGTTAtaagaattctaaaagatgatatgaatgtgtagaattccaagagatggaactaaatggtcatctaCCAAAtacatgaatgcattcataacataATGCTCTTTTATGAAGCTACCtagtgataaaagaaaaaagaaaaaagaaaaagaagagaaagaagagctaGCGGGTGTGGAATGCAAAAGGCAAGACACACCTTTGTCTTATTGAAGCCTACGAAATGGAACATATTCAGCATGCAATGCATAGGAGCCAAAAGAGAAACAAGTCAAGGCTGAAGCAAACGAACATAAAAGGGAAACAAAGCAAATCCTGTCACGAGAAAACGTTATAGGACtgcaaagaagaagcaaaatcGGCCAGCTCTTTGTTACAGAAAATCAAGACAAAGAAGCCAAAGAGGAAGCAAAACTTGTTCTTTCAAATGCTTTTATACTGACAATTTCattggaagtatgttgttatgcaagttttataaaaaaaacctaaacccaATGCCTCCAAAATTTCATACAAGATgaaatatgcaaaaaaaaaaaacttgctctTGCCTCTTATTCAATAACCATATGGTTCTTATCCAAGACCCCTTACAAAGCTCTTGGGATAATCAAGGataattaggaaaaatattaCATGGAGAAGAAGGATATTCTCCCCATATTTTTCCTAATTAGAGATTACATAATTACTTAATGGAAAAATACTTTATTCTTGCCAACTAAGCATACTTCTCACCAAAATAGActgtctttatttttcttgctaAATGAGCTGGTGAATAGCTGATCATGCCTTAAAGGGCAAGTGAAGGACTAAAAGAAGTGGGAATCAAAAGCAAGTGGTTTTTCCTTTCGACAACACCACCAAAGGCTTCGGTCATGTCTAAATCCTCTGGTTTCATCTTGTCTGGGAGTTCCCAATCAAACCAGTATAATAGTTGAGCAAGAGGAAGTTCAACATTGGCTATACCAAATAAAATTCCTGGGCACATCCTCCTTCCTGCCCCAAAAGGGATAAATTCAAAGTTAGTCCCTTTATAGTCAATTGAACTACTATCAAATCTCTCTGGTATAAAACTCTCTGCATCATGCCAATATGCAGGATCTCTTCCAATGGCCCATGCATTTACAAAGACTTGGGTTTTGACAGGTATCTCATATCCATCAATTTCACATGCCTCTCTACATTCTCTTGGCATTAACAAAGGAGCAGGAGGGTGTAACCTCAGAGTTTCTTTGATCACCGACTTCAAGTAACTTAGATTCTGAAGGTCTTTCTCCTGGATTTTTATCTTCCCCTTGAAAGCTTGTCTTATCTCAGCTTGTACCTTCTCCAGCACTCTAGGGTTTCTCATCATTTCTGACATAGCCCACACTACAACAGTTGATGAAGTATCAGTTCCACCTGTAAATATGtcctgggaaaaaaaaattagaaaaatggttaaataattattttggtaaatttttataagcttaTTCTTTTTGAACAACTAAAATTTAAGTTACATGTTTCATGGTAGGGCTGATATTGAACAAAGCTAACTGTGAATTCGCTCGGGTTCGGCTTGTGCGTGACTCGGTTATTAAATGAGTCATTTGTGGACACAAAAttaaactcaattattaaatgatacaaatccaTATAAAAttcgactcgtttaattaataaaaatagtttgtatggtaaaaatcaatatatattaagtataaacgaatatatattaagaaacatataaatatatatgaattatatacataaaaatatatttaaaacaaacaatacACATCCATTGTTATCCGTATAGTTGttcactttaaattttaaatggtttCCGTGTTGGCAATCAATCATCCAAGGGTCATATTATACCAAGCTACAACTACCACTCATCTTTCAGATTCTCAACCACTAGATAACTGACACGTAACACTTATGCTGCATAACAAGGGTCCAAGGCAAGCTTCATACTTTCTCACACGGCTAAcattatcttttatcttttcttaagtAAATCTAGAAGGCCACTCTTAGTACACCGCGTGGACAAATTAAATCTGATATGAGGGAGACCGCTTCGGGAGATGGAATGGAAAGAAGTCTTGCGCAAagttatctctctttctcactttcTGATTAGCAGAGTTGAGCGAAGCGCTTGATAAGGTACTCGGCTTGACTAATGGACAAGTTTAAGTTCGTACAAGTCTTTTTCCTTAGCAAGCCGAGCCAAGTCAAAATTCTTAAACTCGGCACGTTTATGGCCCAAGATAAAAGAAAGATTCAATACGAGCCACTTTGTAGGTTATATGAATTCTATTCTAATCTACGGCAActaagtaaaaaaagaaaacaaaaaacaaaaaccttagCCGGCCATCACATAAATTTTCCTGCATCAGTTAATGGAATAGGACACCATTTTGGGATTGTGGAGATTTATCAAGAAACAGTTATAgcagaaattaaagaaaatacgATGATGAAAACATAAGGGATTGATGATCCCAAGGATTAATCGTAGCAGCAGAAATACTCACAAAAATGACGCCCTTGATGTTGTTGGTCGTGATTGGCAACTCCAGTTTATCACTCTGCTGAAGGCCTAAAAGGACGTCAACAAGATCTTCCGTCTTTGCTGATGAAGTACTCATCCGGTTCTCCCTGTGCTCACAGATGATGTTCTCCAGGATCTTATCCAACTTCGCATGAATCTTCTGTAGCTCAGATTTCATCCGACTAATCAAATGAACAAATTTATGTGAAGGGTACAAATCAGCCAAGTCAAAGCCTGCTGTGTAGGCTACTATTTTTTTGGCCAATGATAGAAATTCATCTTGGTCTTTGCATTTACTGCCGAATGCTGTTCTACATAAAACAGTTGTGGTGGAAGTGAAAATATGTTCACTAAAGTCGATTACAGATCCTGAAGATGAGTGGATGGAGTCAAGGAGATTGTGAACCTCTTCTTCTCTAATAGAAGAGAAGGATTGGACCCTCTTGGCACTTAAGAGTTCCGAAACGCAAATTTTTCTCAACTGTCTCCAGAGCTCTCCATATGGAGAAAAGGAAATGTCAGTGCCACCATTGCTTATAATTTTAGGGGCAAGAAGTAGTGGCCTTTGCACAAAGGCAAGGTCATGAGTTTTCATGAGTTCGCTGGCCATCTTGGGGGATGACACAAAAAGCGTAGAAACTTCACCCAATTTTAGGTGCATAAGGGGTCCATGCTTCAAGGCTAGGTCTCTTAAAACATGGTGTGGTAGTGACTTACCTACCAAGTTGTGCAAGTTTCCTATAATAGGTAACTTCCATGGCCCTGGAGGCAATTTCTGAACTTTGGATCTTTTCCATAACTTTAACAACCAGGCCAAAgagaggagaagaaggaaagtGGTGATAGCTAATGAATATTGGAGCGCCATCAAAGAAAGGATAGAAACAAGTGAGTGTTCCACAAATTTAAGTTGCAAATTTATAGGGGTGAAACATTCGACTTTTCGTACCACCTCTTCACCATCCATTGAAATGAGTCATGCAACACCataaaaaaaccaagaaaaaaggTGACATTGATAATGATAGAGATGTTTTTAGAATAGTAATATGATAGAGAAAACATCTCTATCATAGTAATATCATTTATGTTCAAATGATATTATTTATAGAATAGTGACATTTTGCACGtaaatagtattattatttatacGTTGACTTTTATGTGTAAATAGTGATGTATAAACAGTAAAAcatctttaaatttaaaaatattgacacctaaaatttacatttacaaCAATCATATCATTTAGAcgtaaaaattataaaaaaatttctctttcactcgcacacataaaatatttcttttaaaataaataaatcatttggGGGTTTGCTGTCATCCTaggtgatttatttattttaaaagtcattaaGTCGGATTCCGGTccgagtattttttttaaaaatttattattcaaaCCTCGCTATTCATTtaacctgattttttttttttaaaaaaaaagtgatgggTGACTAGTTAGAGTTACTGAAACTGGTCTAAGTTCTCTTTGCGCGTGATAGTGATATTTCTAGGGCAGTGATGTATAGTAGCGTGACTAGCGTCCAATATTGGAAAATGCAGTGGCATAAATCACGGAAAATCAGTCGAAGATGTTTAATGGCTTTTCAAGACTAGTTGAATAATATTCATATCATGTCAAACTGTCAACTACACCATTGGGGATCTTTCACTTTTCTTAGAGACTCTTCTATTAGCGGCCTTGAATTTGGGGTGGTCAATCCATGTGCTAGGAATGAATTGATCATGTTCGAGTAATTATTGAATCACTCCCAAATAATTTTTGGGGGTGACTTGACCACTCCCATTAGTTTTGGGGTGGCTGATCCACCTCTTGATGGTAATTTAATCACTTTTAATTTAGATATTTAGGGTGACTGATTTATCTTTCAGTGACAGTTTGACTATCTctgatctaattttttttttaataaaaaaacaaattaattttgtttttttttttaatattttaatatttttttaattatatataatggaagaaagaaaagaaacatataCCTTGGAAAATGCAGTGGTATAAAACATGGAAAATCTGTCAAAGATATTTGATGGCTTTTCAAGACTGGTCGAATAGTATTCATATCATGTCAAACTGTCAACTAACCATTATgatcttttacttttcttagAGACTCTTCCATAAGCCGCCAATTTTCACTTCGGGGTAGTCAATCCTTGTGCTAGGAAGGAATTGACTATGTTCGCTTAGTCTGAGCTACCTAAGAAATTTTTGAGGTGACATAATCGCTGTTAGGGAGGCTCGACCATTTTCATTAGTTTTCGGAGTGGTTGATCTATTTCTGATTGTGACTCAGTCATCTTTAGATATCTGGGGGGTGACTGATCTACCCTTCGGTAATAGTTTGGCTACCCTAAAGGTTgttcaaaatttctcataatttttttttaaaaaaattgattaatttttttaatattttttttaattatatataattttataatttttacttaattttatcaattactattcaaacataatttcaactcttttttctccttgatatttacactaaaaaaaaaactcattcaaaaatgaattgaattcaaaaccaaaaaatggcatttccaaacaaataaatcttTTGAAATATGTATGCATCAGGAAAAGTTgagagaaataaaacaatatgCAAAGCCCTATTTTCTCATAACGCGGACACGTGCTTGGACTAGAGACTTCTGTaaaagacactttttttttttttttaatctgtaAAAGACACTTTCTATGATCATGTGATGTCCAAATCCTTTGGTTTCATCCTGGATATATGGGAAAGAGACTCCCCACCATACGGTTGGTGCGTAAAATGCCTATTTTATAGTTCTTAATACATTTTTGACATATAAGCTGAACTCATCTTAAATAATAGGATTGAAAACACAGAATTATTTTACAGCCGCTTCTTCTTCAGACGTTCTCAAAACAGCAGCCCCTTTCTTTTTTATCGCTGGCCAAGCCCAACCAAAAAACGTAGCCCCTTTTTTCTTCATCGCAAGCCAAACCCAACAGGAAACGCAATCGAAAAACGTAAACTCAGTCTAAAAATCAGattttaatgcctaaaaaatagattctaatgcctcaaaatttattttttgattcaaaactaaatctTAGAAGGAAATGTTAACCCTTTAGGcctttaggaattttatcaGCTTAAAGAGATCCACAAAATCTCATTTTCTCTGTTAAATGACAAggataaggaagaagaaggaaaaagaagaaatgggagagaagaagaaatggaaggaagaagaaagaaataagaaaaaatttagtgTTTTACGTTGTACGATAGTTTTATGCATTTTTTGTGCTTTAAGTGATGTGTCAATCTCCTATCGGCGGCTACAAAAGACTACTTTTATGCCATGACTACATTAAAGTTAAATTCCTCCAATAATGCCTAAGCTAAATAATATTCTGCATGACATCATCCTTTCTGTATATCCCAGAAGGGTGGGATATATTCAAAcaactccctttttttttctagaattttttttttcttttctagaaaaCCTCCGAACCATAACATGCAAGAGTTCTTCCAATTAGGGTTGGGATTGAGCAACTTatgtaaatataaaaaaccacgtaaatacatataatttctttatacgtgtttgtgcgtgtttatataaaataaagcataaaaGTCTTACATTTAATCTTATATCATCGCAAGTACACAATAGTATAAACAAGCAGCAaaatagcttaaaaaaaaaaacaaaaaaaacaagcaaaataGACTAAACACAATCTATAAAaggtcttaaaaaaaaaggtatatttgagtgtaaacttttttttcctACCAATCAACTAGAGCCCAAATAGCAACAATGTTAAGAGTCAACCCAAACAATTTTGTAATCATAAATGATTAAACCATTTAACTTGTGATGTCAAAAAAGATATTGTAAATCTAAATGATGGCAAAATAACCACTGAAAAAACTGATTGTTAGGATTGTTGATTAGAAGCCACTGAAAGAACTCAAATCATTTAACTTTTcctttcacatattcaatgagAGTCCCAaaccaaattaagtttttgattAGAAGTGAATTAGAATATAGAgtgaaactaaatgaattgggttttttttttatgttgaaagagggggcaaagttaaaaaaaaataaaaaaaatagaaggggacacaagtaattttttttttgggggggggggacacaaatattattttggggggtaaaactaaaaaattaaaaaaattaaaaaggggcACAAATGAGggacaaatatatcatttttggaggaataaatttataaaattagtaTATTTGAAGggaatttatgaaaaattgaaaaaatttggggggacgAATCGCCAACAATGGGTCCGCCCCTACTTCCAATTGCCCATGCATTTAACTTTGATTTTGATTGGTATTAATTTCTTATATATCCATCAATTTTGCGTATAGCTCCTTACATTCTCTTGGAAGTAACATAAAATTAGGAGGGTA
Coding sequences within it:
- the LOC132172394 gene encoding cytochrome P450 71D8-like, yielding MALQYSLAITTFLLLLSLAWLLKLWKRSKVQKLPPGPWKLPIIGNLHNLVGKSLPHHVLRDLALKHGPLMHLKLGEVSTLFVSSPKMASELMKTHDLAFVQRPLLLAPKIISNGGTDISFSPYGELWRQLRKICVSELLSAKRVQSFSSIREEEVHNLLDSIHSSSGSVIDFSEHIFTSTTTVLCRTAFGSKCKDQDEFLSLAKKIVAYTAGFDLADLYPSHKFVHLISRMKSELQKIHAKLDKILENIICEHRENRMSTSSAKTEDLVDVLLGLQQSDKLELPITTNNIKGVIFDIFTGGTDTSSTVVVWAMSEMMRNPRVLEKVQAEIRQAFKGKIKIQEKDLQNLSYLKSVIKETLRLHPPAPLLMPRECREACEIDGYEIPVKTQVFVNAWAIGRDPAYWHDAESFIPERFDSSSIDYKGTNFEFIPFGAGRRMCPGILFGIANVELPLAQLLYWFDWELPDKMKPEDLDMTEAFGGVVERKNHLLLIPTSFSPSLAL